In the Arthrobacter sp. Soc17.1.1.1 genome, CACCCGGGGGAACCAAACAATGTGTCTTCGGAAGTGCACGCCACCCGCTCACGGATGGGTGCCGGAACCCTTGACAAAGTTGACCTATGCAACAAAGACTGGCCGTGGGAGCGCTTCCATGGGGATCGGCGGCGTCTCTTGTTCGGGTTCTCGCAACCACCCATCATCGACATGAGGAGCAACGATGCTCAGCATCTCCAGAACGTGCGCCATGACCCTTGCACTCGCAGGGGTCCTCGCATCCACCGCCCTCGCCGCGCTGCCGGCGTCGGCCGGTCCGGGCGGAGGACCAGGAGCGGAGTCCTCCGCCACCGAGTTCTACGTCCCGAAGACCGACCACGAGGCACAGCGCCAGATCGCCGGGCTGCGGGCCTCGGGTGACCGCCGGACGGCGGACAGCCTCAGCGCGATGGTCTCCACGCCGCAGGCCGTATGGGTCACGGACAGCGACCCCGCCACGGTGACGCGGGAGGTCCGCGCCACCACGCACCGCGCCGCCGGCAAGCAGCAGATGCCCGTGCTCGCCGCCTACAACCTGCCGTTCCGCGACTGCGCGCAGTACTCGGCCGGCGGGGCGACCGACGTCGCCGGCTACAAGGCCTGGATCGACGCCCTCGCGGCAGGCATCGAGGACCGCGCCGCGATGGTGGTGCTCGAGCCGGACGGGCTCGGGATCATCCCCTGGAACCGCGGGCTCGACGGCAACCTCGAGTGGTGCCAGCCGGCGGAGGCCGACGCCGCGACCGCGGCCGCGGAACGCTTCGAGATGCTCGGCTACGCCGTGGACCGGCTGAAGGCGCTGCCGAACACGAAGGTCTACCTCGACGGCACGCACAGCGCCTGGCTGGGCACGGGGGAGATCGCCAGCCGCCTCGTGAAGGCCGGCGTGCAGGAGGCGGACGGGTTCTTCCTCAACGTCTCCAACTACGAGCTCACCGAGCGGCAGCTGAAGTACGGCTCCTGGGTATCCCAGTGCATCTACTACGCCACCGAGATCGATCCGGGCGCCTACGGCTCCTGCGCGAGCCAGTTCTACCCGGCCTCACCCTCGGACTTCTCGACGTGGGGCCTGACGGACGCGTGGTACGCCCAGAACGTGGCGGGTGCCCGCAACGCGCCGACGTCGGAGGAGCTGGCGCACTTCGTGATCGACACCAGCCGCAACGGCCGCGGGCCGTGGGTGCCGACGGCCACCTACCCGGATCCGCAGGTCTGGTGCAATCCTCCGGCTCGCGGACTGGGGCATACGCCCACCGCGAACACGGGCAACGACCTCGCCGACGCCTTCCTGTGGATTAAGGTGCCCGGCGAGTCGGACGGCGAGTGCAGCCGCGGCCTGACGACCAACGGCGGAGTCGATCCCGAGTGGAATCGTGTGGACCCCGCGGCCGGCGGCTGGTTCCCTGAGCAGGCGCTCGACCTGATCAGGAACGCCGGCGCCCCCGCCCGGCGCTGATGCACGAGGGGTGTGCGCGGTCACAGGACGCCGCGCACACCCCTGCCGCCTAGGCTGAAGGACATGGAGAGCTGGAAGAACGCGCAGCGTGCGCACGAGCGGAGGTTCTGGGGCACACTGCTCTGCGTCGGCGTGGCGCTGATCGCCGCTCTGTCCAGCAGCCTCCTCGCGGCGGCCACCAGCGCGGACTCCGGAGTGGGCCCCCGGTTCTATCTCCAGCAGTCCGTCCTGCTCGTCCTCACCGTTGCAGGCACCGTGCTCGCCCTCCGCCGGTGGCGATCGGCCTCGTAGGAGGGGCAGGATAACCGCCGTTACGCGAATGTGACAAACCCTTCGAGCAGTGGCTATGTTCTTCTGGTGCCTCCGCCTATGAGGGGTGCTCCTGGACGGAAATGCCGAGCCCTGCCGTCGTCCGGGATACGTTCGCAATCACCACGGCGGGGACGGGGGAACCACAGTTCCAGTGGACGCGCAGTTCTGACTGCCGACGTCCTTGGGGTTAAGTCGCACTGCGCACGCCGATGAGGTGATGCGCGCGACCGGGTGACTCCCATCCGAACCCGACAGCTCACCCCGCAGGCATGGGAGAGGTATACATCCATGTCACGAAACATCTCTTCGGCGCGCCACCGTGCCGATATCGACGGCAATCTCGCGCTGCAGGGCCTGTCCCGTGCCGCCAAGGCCCACGCCACCATGATCGGCCGTCCCGTTGCCATCGCCGCCGTCACGTCGGGCCTCGCGCTCAGCGCCGTCGGCACCGCCAACGCCGGCACCTACTCGGACCAGGGCACGACAGCTCCCGCCGCCGTGGCAGCCCCGGCCGCTCCCGCAGCAGTAGCAGCTCCGGCCGCTCCCGCTGCAGTAGCAGCTCCCGCCGCTCCCGCAGCAGCTGCGACCGGTGCGACCCACACGGTCGTCGCAGGGGACACCCTCGGCGCCATCTCCGCCAGCTACGGTGCCGACCTGACCGCGGTCCTCGCGGCCAACGGGCTCTCCCTGGCATCGATCATCTTCCCGGGTGATTCCATCGCGATCCCCGCGGCTGGATCGGTCCCGGCGCAGACGGTCTCCGTCCCTGTCGCCGTCGCTCCTGCCGCTCCCGTGCAGCAGGCAGCGGCCGTCGCCCCCGCGCCCGTCGTGCAGCAGGCGGCAGTCGTGGCTCCGGCCCCGGCCCCGGCTCCGGCTCCGGCCCCGGCCGTCTCGACGGCCCCGGGCTCGGGTGTCTACCTGGCCTCGGCTCCCGTCGCCCCGGCAGCCAGCGGCGTCGGTGCGACCCTCCTGGCCTCGGCGCAGGCGCAGCTTGCAGCCGGCGCCGTCCAGGACTGCACCGTGCTCGTGGAGAACGCGCTGCGCGCCGCAGGTATCGCCGCAGGCGACCTCGGCCCGGCGCAGTTCTTCCAGTTCGGCACGGTCGTGGCGACCCCCGCCCCCGGGGACATCGTCATCACCGGTGGCCACGTGGCCATCTACGCCGGTGGCGGACAGGTCATCAGCAGCGGCATGAACGGTTCGAACCTGACCATGCAGCACCCCCTCTCGGACCTCCCGGGAGCAGCCTTCGTCCGGGTGTAACACCCGGACGGACCACACACGGGAAGCGGCAGGTGCTTGGACGGGGCGCCTGCCGCTTCCTTCCGTTAACGACGGGGACAGCGGGTGCCGGGCGGACCCCGTCAGGTCCGCGCGGCCAGCACGTCCTGGATCCCGGGGATGCACCCCTCGTTCTGCAGGGACGTCGTGTCCCCGAGCGGCGCGCCCTCGTAGAGCTGCGTGAGCAGGCGCCGCATGATCTTCCCGGAGCGCGTCTTCGGGACATCGGGCACGACGACGACGGCCGAGGGCCGCGCGATCGGACCGATGGCCTCGGCCACGTGGGCGCGCAGCACCGCGGCGACGTCGACCTCCGGGTCCGCGCCCGCCGCGAGCACCACGAAGGCCGCGATGGCGTGGCCCGTCAGCGGGTCAGGGACGGGGCAGGCACCCGCCTCGGTGACGAGCGGGTGGGCCACCAGCGCCGACTCGATCTCGATGGTGGACAGGCGGTGCCCCGAGACGTTGATGACGTCGTCCACGCGGCCCAGGATCCAGGTGTCGCCGTCGTCGTCGTACCGGGCGCCGTCACCCGCGAGGAACCAGCCCTGCCGCGCGAAC is a window encoding:
- a CDS encoding glycoside hydrolase family 6 protein, whose amino-acid sequence is MTLALAGVLASTALAALPASAGPGGGPGAESSATEFYVPKTDHEAQRQIAGLRASGDRRTADSLSAMVSTPQAVWVTDSDPATVTREVRATTHRAAGKQQMPVLAAYNLPFRDCAQYSAGGATDVAGYKAWIDALAAGIEDRAAMVVLEPDGLGIIPWNRGLDGNLEWCQPAEADAATAAAERFEMLGYAVDRLKALPNTKVYLDGTHSAWLGTGEIASRLVKAGVQEADGFFLNVSNYELTERQLKYGSWVSQCIYYATEIDPGAYGSCASQFYPASPSDFSTWGLTDAWYAQNVAGARNAPTSEELAHFVIDTSRNGRGPWVPTATYPDPQVWCNPPARGLGHTPTANTGNDLADAFLWIKVPGESDGECSRGLTTNGGVDPEWNRVDPAAGGWFPEQALDLIRNAGAPARR
- a CDS encoding LysM peptidoglycan-binding domain-containing protein, which gives rise to MSRNISSARHRADIDGNLALQGLSRAAKAHATMIGRPVAIAAVTSGLALSAVGTANAGTYSDQGTTAPAAVAAPAAPAAVAAPAAPAAVAAPAAPAAAATGATHTVVAGDTLGAISASYGADLTAVLAANGLSLASIIFPGDSIAIPAAGSVPAQTVSVPVAVAPAAPVQQAAAVAPAPVVQQAAVVAPAPAPAPAPAPAVSTAPGSGVYLASAPVAPAASGVGATLLASAQAQLAAGAVQDCTVLVENALRAAGIAAGDLGPAQFFQFGTVVATPAPGDIVITGGHVAIYAGGGQVISSGMNGSNLTMQHPLSDLPGAAFVRV